One segment of Salvia splendens isolate huo1 chromosome 20, SspV2, whole genome shotgun sequence DNA contains the following:
- the LOC121781317 gene encoding uncharacterized protein LOC121781317 has protein sequence MSRLPWVCLRDFNDLLSPVEKRGRREIYLPKCEGFRHALDYGELIGIESRGYPFTWERGRGTDNWVEEKLDRAVACPNWRRGHCLAIVEHLVTATSDHIPILLHPSSQVHVVKVKPFRFENLWIRERECKEIVEMPGTLC, from the coding sequence ATGTCGAGGCTTCCATGGGTGTGCCTAAGGGACTTTAATGATCTCCTATCGCCTGTTGAGAAAAGAGGAAGGAGGGAAATCTACTTGCCCAAATGTGAAGGCTTTCGACATGCGCTTGATTATGGTGAACTGATAGGTATTGAGAGTCGGGGATACCCGTTTACATGGGAAAGAGGTCGGGGCACAGATAATTGGGTTGAGGAGAAACTCGACAGGGCGGTGGCGTGTCCGAACTGGAGGAGGGGGCATTGTCTTGCTATTGTTGAGCATTTAGTCACAGCTACATCAGATCATATTCCGATCCTCTTACATCCGAGCTCGCAGGTACATGTGGTGAAGGTTAAACCTTTCCGTTTTGAGAATTTATGGATTCGTGAAAGAGAATGTAAGGAAATAGTGGAAATGCCTGGAACTCTATGCTAA
- the LOC121782847 gene encoding proteasome subunit beta type-3-A-like encodes MSIFEYNGSALVAMVGKNCFAIASDRRLGVQLQTIATDFQKIYRIHHKLFIGLAGLATDAQTLYQRLVFRHKLYHLREERDMKPETFASLVSAVLYEKRFGPYFCQPVIAGLGDDDKPFICTMDSIGAKELAKDFVVAGTASESLYGACESMFKPGMEAEELFETISQALISSVDRDCLSGWGGHVYLVTPTEVTERILKGRMD; translated from the exons ATGTCG ATCTTTGAGTATAATGGGAGCGCCCTGGTGGCGATGGTGGGGAAGAACTGCTTCGCTATCGCCAGCGACCGTCGGCTCGGCGTGCAGCTGCAGACGATCGCCACTGATTTTCAGAAGATTTATAGGATCCACCATAAGCTCTTCATCGGTCTCGCTGGCCTTGCTACTGACGCGCAGACTCT GTATCAGAGACTTGTATTCAGACACAAGTTATATCATCTTAGGGAAGAGAGGGACATGAAGCCTGAAACATTTGCTAGCCTTGTATCTGCAGTTCTATATGAAAAAAG GTTTGGTCCATACTTTTGCCAACCTGTTATTGCTGGACTGGGGGATGATGACAAACCCTTCATTTGCACCATGGATTCCATTGGGGCAAA GGAACTTGCCAAAGATTTTGTCGTCGCTGGAACTGCCTCTGAATCACTCTATGGTGCCTGCGAATCCATGTTCAAACCTGGCATG GAAGCTGAGGAATTGTTCGAGACCATCTCACAAGCTCTGATATCTTCAGTAGACCGTGACTGTTTGAGTGGCTGGGGAGGACATGTATATCTCGT CACACCGACAGAAGTTACAGAGAGAATTCTCAAGGGAAGGATGGATTGA
- the LOC121780927 gene encoding uncharacterized protein LOC121780927, translating into MGNSVGSVFSGVGHVVGNIFGHPLDFLSGKACNSVCTPTWDFICYIENFCVAQLLKFVMVAILAYFVLLFFYLLFSLGICQCICRTLCRIIWCFFSSYFSALHCCCSYFCLKLQSVKQNRRRRDVEAPSSSSSSSSSRRSSSVGEDEGGEMSTFGPRRNMECKRSELSKRKRYKEEHLKRSLRANSHRAGVEVSGNSRRLSRMKNVDDHIRVTKNSKFARKVSRNGARPRRGRPSPMLESRVTE; encoded by the exons ATGGGGAATTCGGTTGGTTCGGTATTCTCTGGAGTTGGACATGTTGTTGGAAATATTTTCGGCCATCCTCTTGATTTCCTCTCTGGAAAAGCTTGCAA CTCAGTATGTACACCAACATGGGATTTCATCTGTTACATCGAAAACTTCTGCGTGGCACAGTTGTTGAAGTTTGTGATGGTTGCAATCTTGGCCTACTTCG TGCTCTTGttcttttatttattgttcAGCTTGGGAATCTGCCAATGCATTTGCCGCACGCTTTGTCGCATTATATGGTGCTTTTTCTCTAGCTATTTCTCAGCACTACACTGCTGTTGCTCCTACTTCTGCCTCAAGCTTCAATCTGTGAAGCAGAATCGGAGGAGGCGAGACGTTGAAGCACCAAGCAGTAGTAGTAGCAGCAGCAGTAGTAGAAGAAGTAGTAGTGTTGGAGAGGATGAAGGTGGAGAAATGTCGACATTTGGACCGCGTAGGAACATGGAGTGTAAGAGATCGGAGTTGAGCAAGAGGAAGAGGTACAAAGAGGAGCATTTGAAGAGATCTTTGAGGGCTAATTCTCATCGAGCTGGCGTTGAGGTTTCTGGGAATTCTCGTCGTTTGAGTAGGATGAAGAATGTTGATGATCATATTCGAGTGACTAAGAATTCGAAATTCGCCCGCAAGGTATCGAGGAATGGGGCTAGGCCTCGTCGCGGGAGACCTAGCCCTATGTTGGAAAGTAGAGTGACTGAGTAA